Proteins found in one Neurospora crassa OR74A linkage group II, whole genome shotgun sequence genomic segment:
- a CDS encoding leucine Rich Repeat domain-containing protein → MVILHHLNTFAAMDEIQAPTPPITPPADQECLSPALPSPNECTNNNKTMGEAQNRQPSPDRASRSSFSSIRENENTLTQTFTHSKVSHFDVDEEVVDDRTPEVTPGPSTLNKVDTFSMIQTQFRPPVTQPNSRLRGYVAPADGFQGWKGIQVRGKLASRSFGDLTILNNVWGSPPKDPRSVKIRPGEAPIERLPAEILTAIIGLLFLDVPPNGVTRRNIDLMSLLLTSKTLHLATLSTLYSQITIPHSRIFHKFLTHIAEHQTLGTIVRRLDFCHFNPSQLFSTAAERSQARNLTSETLLRCLELTPNLQEFLVQEHIDQDLSVDVLRKLFLGLERMEALDFCGCTSTFFKDSFTSIVTADWPAQLTIRRLSLHKCLTLPSTVFEAILPRLTRLTHLDVAGTRITDAALMSIPYTARITHLNIAKCKLLSARGVIDFLANHPAAQGLVYLSLATDARSHQLFDVQDISELIPILPTTLKSLSLKGSKMDPSHIDLLRPLTKHLEELAIGRSLLLEDVNRLFVPDETDDIEKQLEWVPHTLKFLDLSDLWGNELDLVYLFNSRCAIMKPFSAPLEVVELAEDVFRRVVKSSATLQRMGWRTSEVGSRGWMVRQKSQDPSVPHDDGSRGWKMGAEAWGMRKIPVARAEVGGMYGSFMFGRKL, encoded by the exons ATGGTCATCTTGCATCACCTCAACACATTCGCGGCCATGGATGAAATCCAAGCGCCAACCCCTCCTATCACTCCTCCTGCCGACCAGGAGTGCCTCTCCCCAGCTCTGCCTTCTCCTAACGAgtgcaccaacaacaacaagaccatGGGTGAGGCTCAAAACCGCCAGCCTTCTCCCGACAGGGCGTCGcgctcttccttctcctccatccgCGAGAACGAAAACACCCTTACCCAGACCTTCACTCACTCCAAGGTCTCCCACTTCGACGTCGACGAAGAGGTTGTTGACGATCGCACCCCCGAGGTCACTCCCGGCCCCTCGACCCTAAACAAGGTCGACACCTTCAGCATGATCCAGACCCAGTTCCGCCCCCCAGTGACCCAACCCAACAGCAGGCTTCGTGGCTATGTTGCCCCCGCCGACGGCTTCCAAGGCTGGAAGGGAATCCAGGTTAGAGGCAAGCTTGCTAGCAGGAGCTTTGGAGACCTGACCATTTTGAATAACGTTTGGGGCAGTCCGCCAAAGGATCCCAGAAGTGTCAAAATCAGGCCGGGTGAGGCTCCCATCGAGAGGCTTCCTGCTGAAATTTTGA CCGCCATCAtcggcctcctcttcctcgatgTTCCCCCGAACGGCGTAACCCGGCGCAATATCGATCTGATGTCGCTGTTGCTGACGTCCAAGACACTCCACCTTGCTACCTTGAGCACGCTGTACAGCCAGATCACCATCCCCCACTCGAGAATCTTCCACAAGTTCCTGACCCATATCGCCGAGCACCAAACGCTGGGCACAATCGTCCGACGACTTGACTTCTGCCACTTCAACCCTTCACAGCTCTTCTCCACGGCTGCCGAACGATCCCAGGCTCGCAATTTGACTTCCGAGACCTTGCTCCGATGCCTCGAGTTGACCCCGAATCTTCAGGAGTTCTTGGTCCAGGAGCACATTGACCAGGATTTGAGTGTGGATGTGTTGAGAAAGCTGTTTTTGGGTCTTGAGCGCATGGAGGCTTTGGACTTTTGCGGATGTACTTCTACCTTTTTTAAGGATTCCTTCACGTCGATAGTGACGGCGGATTGGCCCGCGCAGTTGACGATTCGCCGCCTTTCGCTGCACAAGTGCTTGACATTGCCTTCAACTGTCTTTGAGGCTATTCTTCCCCGACTAACCCGGTTGACGCACCTTGACGTCGCCGGCACTCGCATCACTGATGCTGCCCTCATGTCGATCCCCTACACGGCCAGGATCACTCACCTGAATATCGCCAAGTGCAAATTGCTCTCGGCGCGCGGCGTGATTGATTTCCTCGCTAACCACCCTGCTGCCCAGGGCCTCGTATACCTGAGCTTGGCTACTGATGCTAGAAGCCACCAGCTCTTTGATGTCCAAGACATTTCTGAGCTAATTCCCATCCTTCCCACGACCCTCAAGTCCCTCAGTTTGAAGGGAAGCAAGATGGATCCTTCGCACATTGACTTGCTTCGGCCCTTGACCAAGCATCTCGAGGAACTGGCTATTGGCCGATCCCTTCTTCTGGAGGATGTTAACCGTCTTTTTGTGCCGGACGAGACAGACGATATTGAGAAGCAGCTCGAATGGGTTCCTCACACGCTCAAGTTCCTCGATCTCTCGGATTTGTGGGGTAACGAGCTGGACCTGGTATATCTGTTCAACAGCCGCTGTGCCATCATGAAGCCCTTCTCGGCCCCTCTCGAAGTGGTTGAGTTGGCAGAAGATGTTTTCCGTCGTGTGGTGAAGTCGTCTGCCACCTTGCAGCGCATGGGCTGGCGCACCTCGGAGGTGGGAAGCCGCGGATGGATGGTGCGACAGAAGTCTCAGGACCCCTCTGTGCCACACGACGACGGCAGCCGTGGTTGGAAGATGGGCGCCGAAGCTTGGGGAATGAGAAAGATCCCCGTCGCAAGAGCTGAGGTCGGCGGTATGTACGGGAGCTTCATGTTTGGGCGCAAGCTCTAA